From a single Balnearium lithotrophicum genomic region:
- a CDS encoding DEAD/DEAH box helicase has product METIKVLESSKFNGKSGLVEFLINGDFQRSELVNVKEVGLPFEYPLLNPIQTVFYRFYKGGNVLVSSPTSSGKTLISLLFQLKNSSGKFIYTAPTRSLIWEKFKEFKPYFEKVGIRTGDLVEELSEINQPCIVCTYESLISAARNRAHWFEEAGALVIDEVHIIRDSSRGAVVEEIVSYALEEEIPTLALSATIPGAPELSEWIEAELLIESEWRPVPLERRIINFSKFMRRVKLPKSTPEGKVVSFLETLKPKGKTLIFLPSKNLGWGALQVENTTYRREILNETLPFIPKEPKSEEKVAFHNADVPQEEREKIERSFKDGDLNRLYATQTLAYGVNLPADSVVILVRGRFDMFTREYRFFPDPLTVLQMEGRAGRFGLSDKGYSYIVVTGAKEKSLEEALKREMEMPFSTGLSSGIGEREGAACPNRRRSLLSLMVLGPLIRYGKEWKKSLSKMFSIKRNPFLIKEIEEILEELSERGFLEGERPTKLTGILVSSFVSPFCYEEFIKRLSLSSELIEENPTLGYTFSVRPLIRREFNPKTLELFVGEAFRGESLRLSEKVSESTGIDAEDNWEVLSFYSLGELFPFKNIARPPGELSTLPTESSLLGQLLCRLNIVDFERVHRVVMTIRAGIPYEFSLLGSIKGLGYMRGNALARAGKLLNYHSEVPLINGIKERIGEIFDALREALSERYESKNQIEREIKTIVNLIDETKFPLGDEKLLKFLSSIFIGRREAIKISKERALEVLFENVRGKEKAEG; this is encoded by the coding sequence ATGGAAACCATTAAGGTATTAGAATCCTCTAAATTTAATGGTAAAAGTGGTCTTGTTGAATTTTTAATAAATGGGGATTTCCAAAGGTCAGAACTGGTCAATGTGAAGGAGGTGGGCTTACCATTTGAATATCCACTTCTCAACCCCATCCAGACCGTTTTCTACAGGTTTTACAAAGGGGGAAACGTCCTCGTTTCATCTCCTACAAGTTCTGGTAAAACCCTAATATCCTTACTGTTTCAGCTTAAAAACAGTTCCGGAAAGTTTATCTACACTGCACCAACCCGCTCACTAATATGGGAAAAGTTTAAGGAGTTTAAGCCATACTTTGAGAAAGTGGGAATCAGAACGGGAGATTTGGTCGAGGAACTCTCTGAGATAAACCAACCCTGTATTGTCTGTACGTACGAGAGCTTAATATCTGCAGCAAGGAACAGAGCTCACTGGTTTGAAGAGGCCGGAGCTTTGGTAATAGACGAAGTCCACATAATTAGAGACTCCTCAAGGGGAGCCGTTGTTGAGGAGATTGTAAGCTACGCCTTAGAGGAGGAAATTCCGACTCTTGCCCTCTCTGCAACAATTCCTGGAGCTCCAGAGCTTTCAGAATGGATAGAGGCAGAGCTCCTGATAGAGTCTGAATGGCGCCCCGTACCTTTAGAGAGGAGGATAATAAACTTTAGCAAGTTCATGAGGAGGGTTAAGCTTCCTAAAAGTACTCCTGAGGGGAAGGTCGTCTCCTTTTTAGAAACCCTGAAACCAAAAGGGAAAACTTTAATCTTCCTTCCAAGTAAGAATTTGGGTTGGGGAGCTCTACAGGTTGAAAATACAACCTACAGAAGAGAGATTCTAAACGAAACCCTTCCGTTTATCCCAAAAGAGCCAAAATCTGAGGAGAAGGTTGCTTTTCACAATGCAGACGTTCCACAGGAGGAGAGGGAGAAGATTGAAAGGTCCTTCAAGGACGGAGATTTAAACAGGCTCTATGCTACGCAGACTCTGGCCTACGGAGTAAACCTTCCTGCGGACAGCGTTGTGATACTTGTAAGGGGAAGGTTTGACATGTTTACAAGGGAGTACAGGTTCTTCCCCGACCCGTTAACCGTTCTCCAGATGGAGGGAAGGGCAGGAAGGTTTGGCCTTTCAGATAAAGGATACTCCTACATTGTCGTAACAGGAGCAAAGGAGAAATCCTTAGAGGAAGCCTTAAAGAGGGAAATGGAGATGCCATTTTCAACGGGGCTCTCCTCTGGAATTGGGGAAAGGGAAGGAGCAGCCTGTCCCAACAGGAGACGTTCCCTTTTGAGTTTAATGGTTTTGGGTCCTCTAATTAGGTATGGGAAGGAGTGGAAAAAATCGCTTTCAAAGATGTTCAGCATAAAGAGAAACCCGTTTCTCATTAAGGAGATTGAGGAGATTTTGGAGGAGCTCTCTGAAAGGGGATTTTTAGAAGGTGAAAGGCCGACAAAACTTACAGGTATCCTCGTTTCATCCTTTGTATCACCATTCTGCTATGAGGAGTTCATAAAGAGGCTGAGCTTATCATCGGAGTTAATTGAGGAAAACCCAACCTTGGGATACACGTTCTCCGTAAGGCCCTTAATCAGAAGGGAGTTCAATCCTAAAACCCTTGAGCTTTTTGTTGGAGAGGCATTTAGAGGGGAATCCCTTAGACTCTCAGAGAAGGTTAGTGAGAGTACGGGAATCGATGCTGAAGACAACTGGGAGGTTCTTTCCTTTTATTCCCTTGGAGAGCTCTTTCCCTTTAAGAACATTGCAAGGCCTCCGGGCGAACTCTCAACGCTTCCTACAGAGAGCTCCCTATTAGGACAGCTCCTGTGCCGGCTCAACATAGTTGATTTTGAAAGGGTTCACAGAGTAGTAATGACGATTAGGGCTGGAATTCCTTACGAGTTTTCACTCCTTGGAAGCATAAAGGGGCTTGGATACATGAGGGGAAACGCCCTTGCAAGGGCTGGAAAACTTCTAAACTACCACTCTGAAGTTCCACTCATAAATGGAATAAAGGAGAGAATAGGCGAAATCTTTGATGCCCTGAGGGAAGCACTTTCAGAAAGGTACGAAAGCAAAAATCAGATAGAGAGGGAAATTAAAACAATTGTAAACCTAATAGATGAGACTAAATTTCCCCTTGGCGATGAAAAGCTCCTTAAGTTTCTCTCCTCCATATTTATAGGTAGAAGGGAAGCTATAAAAATTTCCAAGGAGAGAGCTCTGGAGGTGCTGTTTGAAAATGTCAGGGGAAAAGAGAAGGCTGAAGGTTAA
- a CDS encoding FmdB family zinc ribbon protein has translation MQIYIFECNKCGAEFEEAIYSPLQLMEIKCPYCGSEDVEVIDIANYCSPFG, from the coding sequence ATGCAAATTTATATTTTTGAATGTAACAAGTGTGGTGCAGAGTTTGAAGAGGCCATATACTCTCCACTCCAGCTTATGGAGATTAAGTGTCCCTACTGTGGTTCTGAGGACGTTGAAGTGATAGATATTGCAAACTACTGCTCACCCTTCGGCTGA
- a CDS encoding twin-arginine translocase TatA/TatE family subunit — translation MLLKILILLIVVGVIFGWDKITNLIKAFFQAKHEFKKGLKEKEEKEEKPKIKVVK, via the coding sequence TTGCTTTTAAAAATTCTTATTCTCCTAATTGTTGTAGGGGTTATCTTTGGCTGGGATAAAATAACAAACCTCATAAAGGCCTTCTTCCAGGCAAAGCACGAGTTTAAGAAGGGTCTTAAGGAGAAAGAGGAGAAGGAGGAAAAACCCAAAATAAAGGTTGTTAAGTAG
- a CDS encoding OmpP1/FadL family transporter — protein MRKIFPFLLLSLIPLSSKAGNVDTFGIGAKATALGGAFSAYADDPFAVYYNPAGLTQIERPTLSLGFEVLNPKLKVHNFEAVDGDGNRVEPYGISFSDSSDNLLVPHFGFATHLWNNVYFGIAAYVPYGLHIKWDSSPSRNSASYNGFESYYVRGVVTPTMAIKLTDRLSAGFGVSFGRSDAGTQRRIYAPSIPSLHGRVIKGNLHDDLNVSFNFGLLYKPYDNFSVGLTYRSRTDTDFEGTVEVKGVDKVGASTKIDHPEQLQLGLKYSPNKRLTLTTDFVWTRWSTVKDYTVKFDRPLLGKREEYFPRDWKDTRQIRLGIEYKWNEILTLRGGYFYDPSPIPDHTFDLLWPDADKKTYSLGAGLNLGRLKIDTVLQYVVAEYKREIGGESENLNNSYPGVNGNPGNVSMSADGHVWGYGITVSYSF, from the coding sequence ATGAGGAAAATTTTTCCCTTTTTACTCCTTTCTCTAATTCCTCTTTCCTCAAAGGCCGGAAATGTTGATACCTTTGGAATAGGAGCAAAAGCAACAGCCCTTGGAGGTGCTTTTTCCGCTTATGCAGACGACCCTTTTGCAGTCTACTACAACCCTGCAGGGCTTACCCAAATTGAAAGACCTACTTTATCCTTGGGTTTTGAAGTTTTAAATCCAAAACTTAAAGTTCACAACTTTGAGGCCGTGGATGGCGATGGGAATAGAGTTGAACCTTACGGAATTTCCTTTTCCGACTCCTCAGATAACCTTTTAGTTCCCCACTTTGGTTTTGCAACTCACCTCTGGAACAACGTTTACTTTGGAATTGCTGCTTACGTTCCCTACGGTCTTCACATCAAGTGGGATAGTTCACCTTCAAGAAATTCTGCTTCCTACAACGGATTTGAGTCTTACTATGTAAGGGGTGTTGTAACTCCGACTATGGCTATAAAGTTAACCGATAGACTGTCTGCCGGTTTTGGCGTCTCCTTTGGGCGGTCTGATGCAGGAACACAGAGGAGAATCTACGCTCCTTCAATTCCCTCCCTCCACGGAAGAGTTATAAAAGGAAACCTACACGACGACCTTAACGTTTCATTTAACTTCGGTCTCCTATACAAACCCTACGATAACTTTTCCGTCGGTTTAACCTACCGTTCAAGAACTGATACGGACTTTGAGGGAACTGTAGAGGTAAAGGGAGTTGATAAGGTTGGGGCCTCAACAAAGATTGACCACCCTGAACAGCTCCAGTTGGGGCTGAAGTACAGTCCAAACAAGAGGTTAACCCTAACTACAGACTTTGTCTGGACAAGATGGAGCACTGTAAAGGACTATACGGTAAAGTTTGACCGACCTTTGCTTGGAAAAAGGGAGGAGTACTTTCCGAGGGACTGGAAGGATACGAGGCAGATTAGATTGGGTATCGAGTACAAGTGGAACGAAATTCTTACCTTAAGGGGAGGTTACTTCTACGACCCTTCCCCTATTCCAGACCATACGTTCGACCTTTTATGGCCGGATGCCGATAAAAAGACTTACTCCTTAGGAGCTGGGCTGAACCTTGGAAGATTAAAGATTGATACAGTTCTCCAGTACGTGGTGGCCGAGTACAAGAGGGAAATAGGTGGAGAGAGTGAGAATTTAAATAACAGCTATCCAGGCGTTAACGGAAACCCCGGAAATGTTTCTATGTCGGCCGATGGCCACGTCTGGGGCTACGGAATAACCGTCAGCTATTCCTTTTAA
- the nadB gene encoding L-aspartate oxidase, which yields MKSLTTFDVLDIPSKTYDAVIVGSGAAGLTCGIVLRELGLKVCVITKSRANESSTNLAQGGIAVALSKEDSPDLHFNDTMRAGAGLVVPKMVRVLVEEGVKRVIDLLRFGARFERDKDGFLKFTKEAAHSVSRIVYYKDKTGEEVERVLLNTYNGDLIEGALLRELLVKNGRCYGVLASIDGELCALYAPVVAVATGGAAGLYLKNTNPPTSTGDGISTALRYGAELQDLEFVQFHPTAFCDGNGCFLISEAVRGEGAILVDKFGRRFMGDYHHLWELAPRDVVTRAIESQKRITGGEVFLDFRPIEERGIDIEERFPTIVKRLRERGLDPKKELIPITPVAHYYIGGIKVDTFGRTSIDGLFAVGEASCTGIHGANRLASNSLLECLVFGNRAAYGMYRDWRYFSRDFSEVRIKIERVPYKVEESFSLDDVKRTMWEKVGIFRSANSLMEAIEKLSKIAMSNSDWIVRNGALLGLAISVSAMRREESRGGHYRTDFPYEREEFRKHSTFSFRDLVNLL from the coding sequence TTGAAGTCATTAACCACGTTTGACGTTTTAGATATACCTTCAAAGACGTACGATGCTGTCATTGTTGGAAGCGGAGCTGCCGGATTAACCTGTGGGATTGTTTTAAGGGAGTTGGGTTTAAAGGTCTGTGTAATTACCAAGTCAAGGGCTAACGAGAGTTCCACAAACCTTGCACAGGGTGGTATAGCCGTTGCCCTCTCTAAGGAGGACTCTCCAGACCTCCACTTTAACGATACGATGAGGGCAGGGGCTGGCCTTGTCGTTCCGAAGATGGTTAGGGTTTTAGTTGAGGAGGGAGTTAAGAGGGTTATCGATTTGCTAAGGTTTGGAGCCCGTTTTGAAAGGGATAAAGATGGATTTTTAAAGTTTACAAAGGAAGCTGCCCACTCCGTCTCAAGGATTGTTTACTACAAGGATAAGACTGGAGAGGAGGTCGAGAGAGTACTCCTAAACACTTACAATGGAGATTTGATAGAGGGAGCTCTTTTAAGGGAGCTCCTTGTAAAGAACGGCAGGTGTTACGGTGTACTGGCGTCCATTGATGGGGAATTGTGTGCACTCTACGCTCCTGTAGTAGCAGTTGCGACTGGAGGTGCTGCAGGCCTTTACCTGAAAAATACAAATCCTCCAACATCCACTGGTGACGGCATTTCGACTGCTCTGAGGTATGGAGCAGAGCTCCAGGACTTGGAGTTTGTCCAGTTCCACCCAACGGCCTTCTGCGATGGAAATGGGTGTTTCCTCATATCTGAGGCCGTTCGTGGAGAAGGGGCAATCTTAGTTGATAAATTTGGAAGGAGATTTATGGGAGACTACCACCACCTATGGGAGCTTGCCCCAAGGGACGTCGTAACGAGGGCGATAGAGAGCCAAAAGAGGATAACGGGAGGAGAGGTATTTTTGGACTTTAGGCCTATAGAGGAAAGGGGAATAGACATTGAGGAGAGGTTCCCCACAATTGTGAAGAGACTAAGGGAAAGGGGATTGGACCCGAAAAAGGAGCTCATTCCAATAACTCCCGTTGCACACTACTACATAGGAGGTATAAAGGTAGATACCTTTGGAAGAACAAGTATAGATGGGCTTTTTGCTGTTGGAGAGGCTTCCTGTACAGGAATTCACGGTGCAAATAGGCTAGCAAGCAACTCCCTCCTTGAGTGTTTGGTGTTTGGAAATAGAGCTGCATATGGAATGTACAGGGACTGGAGGTATTTCAGTAGGGATTTCTCAGAGGTAAGAATTAAAATAGAGAGAGTTCCCTACAAAGTGGAAGAGTCGTTCTCCTTGGATGATGTTAAGAGAACAATGTGGGAGAAGGTTGGGATTTTTAGAAGTGCAAACTCCCTGATGGAGGCAATAGAAAAACTATCAAAAATAGCAATGTCAAATTCAGATTGGATTGTTAGAAACGGAGCTCTCTTAGGACTTGCAATCTCTGTAAGTGCCATGAGAAGGGAGGAGAGTAGGGGAGGTCACTACAGGACGGACTTTCCCTACGAAAGGGAGGAGTTTAGAAAGCACAGCACGTTCAGTTTTAGAGACTTGGTAAACCTGCTTTAA
- the dapE gene encoding succinyl-diaminopimelate desuccinylase translates to MPVELLKKLLSIPSVYGNEGQICDFCENFLKERNLNVIRKNNTLLAFKDFDKNKKTVAFVGHLDTVPGENEFTGKLIDGKLYGLGSSDMKSGDAVILKLADDFSREKSRFNPVFVLYEREEGPYENNGLKLLLNDGESREILENVNFAFVLEPTDNVVQVGCLGVIHSWFIFRGKRAHSARPWEGKNAIHRSWKLLKFLSELEPKPYKVESLTYYEVLNATMTEYKGGRNIIPEEFKVNINYRFSPTKTVNEAKEELLSISKKVEADKVEFTDVSPAARPCLDNPILREFIDRFKLKVEPKQAWTDVAQLSEFGIDAVNFGPGQPHQAHQKNEYVEVEKVKENYRILKEFLS, encoded by the coding sequence ATGCCCGTAGAGCTCCTCAAAAAACTCCTTTCAATCCCATCTGTCTACGGAAACGAAGGGCAAATCTGCGATTTCTGTGAAAACTTTTTAAAAGAAAGGAATTTAAACGTAATAAGGAAAAACAATACCCTTTTAGCCTTTAAGGATTTTGATAAAAATAAGAAAACTGTAGCTTTCGTTGGACACCTTGATACAGTTCCAGGGGAGAACGAATTCACTGGAAAGCTGATAGATGGAAAGCTCTACGGCCTCGGTTCAAGTGATATGAAGTCTGGAGATGCCGTAATACTGAAGCTTGCCGATGACTTTTCAAGGGAGAAAAGCAGGTTTAATCCTGTTTTTGTTTTGTACGAGAGGGAAGAGGGACCCTACGAAAACAACGGACTCAAACTCCTACTTAACGATGGGGAATCGAGGGAAATTTTGGAAAACGTTAACTTCGCTTTTGTCTTAGAGCCAACGGATAACGTTGTGCAGGTTGGTTGCTTAGGGGTGATACACAGCTGGTTCATATTTAGGGGAAAGAGAGCCCACTCTGCAAGACCGTGGGAAGGGAAAAACGCGATTCACAGGTCCTGGAAACTACTTAAATTCCTGAGTGAACTCGAGCCAAAACCCTACAAAGTTGAAAGTCTCACTTACTACGAGGTTTTGAATGCAACAATGACGGAGTACAAGGGAGGAAGAAACATCATTCCTGAGGAATTTAAAGTCAACATCAACTACAGGTTTTCGCCAACAAAGACGGTGAACGAGGCAAAGGAGGAGCTCCTCTCAATTTCAAAAAAGGTGGAGGCTGATAAGGTTGAATTCACAGACGTCTCCCCTGCAGCCCGCCCATGTTTAGACAACCCCATTTTAAGGGAATTCATAGATAGGTTTAAATTAAAAGTTGAACCGAAACAGGCCTGGACTGACGTCGCTCAGCTTTCAGAGTTTGGAATAGATGCCGTAAACTTTGGCCCCGGTCAGCCTCACCAAGCCCACCAGAAAAACGAATACGTTGAGGTAGAAAAGGTTAAGGAAAACTATAGAATCTTAAAAGAATTTCTAAGTTAA
- a CDS encoding Trm112 family protein yields the protein MISEELLNILVCPKCKGDLEYREKEQKLVCHKCKLAYPIVDDIPVMLIDEAEKIDE from the coding sequence GTGATATCCGAGGAACTTCTTAATATTTTAGTTTGCCCTAAGTGTAAGGGTGACCTTGAATACAGGGAAAAGGAGCAAAAACTCGTATGTCACAAGTGCAAGCTTGCATATCCTATAGTTGATGATATTCCAGTAATGTTGATTGATGAGGCTGAAAAAATTGATGAATAA
- the rlmN gene encoding 23S rRNA (adenine(2503)-C(2))-methyltransferase RlmN — translation MVNIKDLNFEELKEFVKELGLEPYRAKQISQWVYKKRVSSFNEMTNISKRTREELSKRANIDILKLVKVEESKDGTRKYLFELQDGNRIESVFIPEKDWNTICVSTQVGCPAGCKFCLTAKDGFTRNLTAGEIVDQYIQVQRDVGEDRRISNVVFMGMGEPLLNFDNVKKAVEIMTHKDMLDLSKRKITVSTVGVVPGIERMARELNRVKLAVSLHATTDEVRERIVPINRKWGIKDILRALRDYPADNTRRIMVEYVMLKNVNDTKEDAHRLARLVRGLPVKVNLIPFNPYPGAPFEPTPREEIEKFQKILWDYNIATFIRDSKGQDISAACGMLRTKEKTTV, via the coding sequence ATGGTAAACATAAAGGACTTAAACTTTGAAGAGCTTAAGGAATTTGTAAAGGAATTGGGATTAGAACCTTACAGGGCAAAGCAAATTTCACAGTGGGTTTACAAAAAGAGGGTTTCGTCATTCAATGAAATGACAAACATCAGTAAAAGGACAAGGGAGGAGCTCTCCAAGAGGGCAAACATAGATATTTTAAAACTCGTTAAGGTTGAGGAGTCAAAGGACGGAACGAGGAAGTACCTCTTTGAGCTTCAAGATGGAAATAGAATTGAGTCTGTCTTTATTCCTGAGAAGGACTGGAACACCATTTGCGTTTCAACTCAGGTAGGTTGCCCTGCAGGGTGTAAGTTCTGCCTAACTGCAAAGGATGGATTTACGAGAAACCTAACAGCCGGGGAGATTGTTGACCAGTACATTCAGGTTCAAAGGGACGTCGGGGAGGATAGGAGAATATCGAACGTTGTCTTTATGGGAATGGGGGAACCCCTTTTAAATTTTGACAACGTGAAAAAGGCAGTTGAAATCATGACTCACAAGGATATGCTTGACCTTTCAAAGAGGAAAATAACGGTTTCAACGGTTGGCGTAGTTCCAGGAATTGAGAGAATGGCAAGGGAGTTAAACAGAGTAAAGTTGGCAGTCTCCCTCCATGCAACAACGGACGAGGTAAGGGAGAGAATCGTTCCCATAAATAGGAAGTGGGGAATAAAAGACATTTTGAGGGCCCTCAGAGACTATCCTGCAGACAACACAAGAAGGATAATGGTTGAGTATGTTATGCTGAAAAATGTAAACGACACTAAGGAGGATGCCCACAGGCTCGCAAGGTTGGTTAGGGGGCTTCCCGTTAAGGTTAACCTTATTCCCTTCAATCCCTATCCGGGAGCTCCCTTCGAACCTACTCCGAGGGAGGAGATAGAGAAATTCCAGAAGATACTTTGGGACTACAACATAGCAACGTTCATTAGGGACTCTAAGGGACAGGACATATCTGCAGCCTGCGGAATGCTCAGAACTAAGGAGAAAACAACCGTTTAG
- the fbp gene encoding class 1 fructose-bisphosphatase: protein MAVPFTAYLFQQGIDDELILLLNEIASATKEIAGKVRKAGLLGVLGSAGKTNVQGEEVQKLDELANEILLENLKNCGKVCQLTSEEVEDCLIVSESGYSVAFDPLDGSSNIDVNVSIGTIFSIHRDSVMRRGREQVAAGYVIYGPSTMLVMSLGNGVVGFTLDPESGNFLLSHPEIRMPEKGKIYSINEANRDKWTSGRLRKFIDFLKENKYTQRYVGSMVADVHRTLLKGGIFIYPADRKNTNGKLRLLYEAKPMAFLVEQAGGLSSTGSEDILDVVPKELHQRVPVILGSRWEVEKCLEFMKEN, encoded by the coding sequence ATGGCCGTTCCTTTTACTGCCTATCTGTTTCAGCAGGGAATTGATGATGAACTCATTCTTCTTCTCAACGAGATTGCCTCTGCAACGAAGGAGATTGCCGGCAAGGTGAGAAAGGCCGGCCTTTTGGGGGTTTTGGGAAGTGCAGGAAAGACGAACGTTCAGGGAGAGGAAGTTCAAAAGTTGGACGAACTTGCAAATGAGATTCTCCTTGAAAACCTCAAAAACTGCGGTAAGGTATGCCAGCTGACGTCCGAGGAGGTTGAGGACTGCCTTATCGTTTCAGAGTCTGGATACTCCGTTGCATTTGACCCCCTTGATGGCTCGTCAAACATAGACGTTAACGTCAGCATCGGAACAATCTTCTCAATCCACAGAGACAGCGTAATGAGGAGGGGAAGGGAGCAGGTAGCTGCAGGCTACGTAATCTACGGGCCTTCAACTATGCTCGTAATGAGCTTAGGAAATGGAGTTGTTGGATTTACACTCGACCCGGAGTCCGGAAACTTTCTCCTTTCTCACCCTGAAATAAGGATGCCTGAAAAGGGGAAGATATATTCGATAAACGAGGCAAACAGGGACAAGTGGACGAGCGGGAGACTGAGGAAGTTCATAGACTTTTTAAAGGAGAACAAGTACACACAGAGGTACGTTGGTTCGATGGTTGCCGATGTCCACAGGACTCTCCTAAAGGGGGGAATCTTCATATATCCTGCTGATAGAAAAAACACCAACGGAAAGTTGAGGCTCCTCTATGAGGCAAAGCCAATGGCATTTTTGGTTGAACAGGCCGGAGGTCTCTCATCAACGGGAAGCGAGGACATCTTGGACGTCGTTCCGAAGGAGCTCCACCAGAGGGTTCCGGTAATCTTAGGAAGTAGGTGGGAAGTTGAGAAGTGTTTAGAGTTCATGAAGGAAAACTGA
- a CDS encoding FAD-dependent oxidoreductase, with translation MELYDVVVVGGGPAGFNAVKTIRSVYPEKRVLLVNDREDLQIPCSIPYVVSGRIPVEKNRYPLEKVRDLGAELKIDRVVSINPNSSQLFLESGKIVSYERLILSTGWVPRRLNLGEENLEGVFYIDTSTEGVSRIKEEVEKAERIVIIGGGFISIGFADLISRKLGKKITVIEASSRIASGAFSSEITSEMEEKLKSQGVEILKNEKVSSFEGNGRVKRVVISDGKVDADLVLVFVGFLPNTKLAVDCGIETERGFIKTDSYLRTSVDNILSAGNCTFHRSAIDGEFTPGMVASVSARDGRIAGLNVTGPRVEDRGIVLAGITEVGGIFYGFSGYTEELLNRKGFIFKKVSVESSDGYPSAIGAKSLRLNLYFLKNGRLIGGEVVGSSKIVSSLVDLISKLIEGGESAERIASMNSVAFPPVTPPPLLQPLQEGALKFLTS, from the coding sequence ATGGAGCTTTACGATGTTGTGGTAGTTGGAGGAGGACCTGCAGGTTTCAATGCAGTTAAAACGATAAGGAGTGTTTATCCTGAAAAAAGGGTCTTACTGGTAAACGACAGAGAAGACCTTCAAATTCCCTGTTCTATTCCCTACGTCGTTTCAGGGAGAATTCCCGTTGAAAAGAACAGGTATCCCCTTGAAAAGGTCAGGGACTTGGGAGCTGAACTGAAGATAGACAGGGTTGTTTCAATTAACCCAAACAGTTCTCAGCTCTTCCTTGAATCGGGGAAAATCGTATCGTACGAGAGGCTAATCCTATCAACGGGTTGGGTTCCAAGGAGGTTGAACCTTGGAGAGGAAAATTTGGAGGGAGTCTTCTACATAGACACATCAACAGAAGGGGTTTCAAGAATAAAGGAGGAGGTTGAAAAGGCCGAAAGGATAGTCATCATCGGAGGAGGTTTCATTTCCATAGGATTTGCAGACCTGATAAGCAGGAAGTTGGGGAAGAAAATCACCGTAATTGAGGCATCAAGTAGGATAGCCTCCGGGGCATTCTCCTCAGAAATTACCTCTGAAATGGAGGAAAAACTCAAATCTCAAGGTGTTGAAATTTTAAAAAATGAGAAGGTTTCATCCTTTGAGGGAAACGGAAGGGTTAAAAGGGTTGTTATTTCCGATGGAAAGGTCGATGCAGACTTAGTTTTAGTATTTGTTGGATTTCTTCCAAATACAAAACTTGCCGTTGACTGCGGTATAGAGACGGAGAGGGGATTTATAAAAACCGACTCCTACTTAAGAACCTCTGTTGACAACATTCTCTCTGCAGGAAACTGCACCTTCCACAGAAGTGCAATTGACGGTGAGTTTACCCCTGGAATGGTTGCATCCGTCTCTGCAAGGGACGGAAGAATTGCAGGTTTAAACGTTACCGGGCCGAGAGTTGAGGATAGGGGAATTGTCCTTGCCGGAATTACTGAGGTTGGAGGAATATTCTACGGCTTCTCAGGTTATACAGAGGAGCTCCTCAATAGAAAGGGCTTTATCTTCAAGAAAGTTTCAGTTGAATCCTCAGACGGCTACCCTTCTGCAATCGGAGCAAAAAGCCTAAGGTTAAACCTCTACTTCCTCAAAAACGGAAGGCTAATCGGTGGGGAGGTTGTAGGGAGCTCCAAAATCGTTTCCTCCCTCGTTGATTTAATTTCAAAGCTAATTGAAGGGGGTGAAAGTGCCGAGAGAATCGCATCTATGAACTCAGTTGCATTTCCACCTGTAACGCCTCCTCCTCTGCTTCAGCCACTACAGGAGGGAGCTCTAAAATTCCTGACTTCTTGA